Proteins found in one Hyalangium minutum genomic segment:
- a CDS encoding O-antigen ligase family protein has protein sequence MGVGEQGQQRDVLAFYALTAFAVVVYTAPGEWIPVFDPLRLALVTSALAAGLMALRRLGKAEPLFFDGVRGVALLIFSGLAFASVTWSVNPDVTRSTSLELIKLTAIYLTIINVVTSGKRLAVLCGAVVLASIVTSIGVIDWYNTGVDLVEGYRARWVGVYADPNHMAMNVGLVVPLAVAFLARKESGWVLRALCGVAAGLAVVAIVLSHSRGGFIGLSVAMAVWAFREKRRMQAIVVGALLVVGLVVFAPQSFWQRNETVTEFHQDASAMGRVYAWQVASRISLDRPLLGVGVGAFRYAWPFYAPPEATHAYVAHNVFLDVIGEMGFVGLLCFLVFAGGATGGAFASSKDSQMGWLGRALSASMAGYLVCDLFSGYILSAHLYVLFGMAASAHRIAMARAEAAAKVVQRVPAAGRGSSAAWEGSGHAA, from the coding sequence ATGGGTGTGGGGGAGCAGGGCCAACAGCGGGACGTCCTGGCGTTCTACGCGCTGACTGCCTTTGCGGTGGTCGTGTACACGGCGCCAGGTGAGTGGATCCCGGTGTTCGATCCGCTGCGGCTCGCGCTGGTGACTTCGGCGCTGGCGGCGGGGCTCATGGCGTTGAGGCGGCTGGGCAAGGCGGAGCCGCTCTTCTTCGACGGCGTGCGAGGCGTGGCGCTGCTGATCTTCTCCGGGCTGGCGTTCGCGTCGGTGACGTGGTCGGTGAATCCGGACGTGACGCGCTCCACGAGTCTGGAGCTGATCAAGCTCACGGCCATCTATCTGACGATCATCAACGTCGTCACCTCGGGCAAACGGCTGGCGGTGCTGTGCGGTGCGGTGGTGCTCGCCTCCATCGTGACGTCGATTGGCGTCATCGACTGGTACAACACGGGCGTGGATCTGGTGGAGGGCTACCGGGCCCGGTGGGTGGGCGTGTACGCGGACCCGAACCACATGGCCATGAACGTGGGGCTCGTGGTCCCGCTGGCGGTGGCCTTCCTGGCGCGCAAGGAGTCCGGCTGGGTGCTGCGCGCGCTGTGCGGTGTGGCGGCGGGCCTGGCGGTGGTGGCCATCGTGCTGAGCCACTCGCGCGGTGGCTTCATCGGCCTGTCGGTGGCCATGGCGGTGTGGGCCTTCCGCGAGAAGCGGCGCATGCAGGCCATCGTGGTGGGCGCCCTGCTGGTGGTGGGGTTGGTGGTGTTCGCGCCCCAGAGCTTCTGGCAGCGCAACGAGACGGTGACGGAGTTCCACCAGGACGCCTCGGCCATGGGCCGTGTCTACGCGTGGCAGGTGGCCTCGCGCATCAGCCTGGACCGTCCGCTGCTGGGTGTGGGTGTGGGCGCGTTCCGCTACGCGTGGCCCTTCTACGCGCCGCCGGAGGCCACGCACGCGTACGTGGCCCACAACGTCTTCCTGGATGTGATTGGCGAGATGGGCTTCGTCGGCCTGCTCTGCTTCCTGGTGTTCGCGGGAGGTGCCACGGGCGGCGCCTTCGCGAGCTCCAAGGACAGCCAGATGGGGTGGCTGGGGCGGGCCCTGTCGGCGTCCATGGCGGGTTATCTCGTGTGCGATCTCTTCTCGGGCTACATCCTGTCTGCGCACCTCTACGTGCTGTTCGGCATGGCAGCGAGTGCGCACCGGATTGCGATGGCCCGTGCGGAGGCCGCGGCGAAGGTGGTGCAACGGGTGCCGGCGGCGGGCAGGGGCTCGTCGGCGGCCTGGGAGGGGTCTGGGCATGCGGCGTGA
- the yihA gene encoding ribosome biogenesis GTP-binding protein YihA/YsxC, with amino-acid sequence MIKLIDARFVITAVEPKGYPTGHAAEVAFVGRSNVGKSSMINALTGRKKLVRVSNTPGRTRTLNFFDVELERKGVRHVVRLADLPGYGFAKASKAERAQWETMITTYLEKRHHLEAVVSIVDAEIGPTPEDHLTLDYLQDKGRRVLVVATKIDRIPKARRKPRIQALAQELKLPLEAVLPFSSTEKLGVEEVWESLLGVFGKATRV; translated from the coding sequence GTGATCAAGCTCATCGACGCCCGCTTCGTCATCACTGCCGTGGAGCCCAAGGGCTACCCGACTGGCCATGCCGCCGAGGTGGCCTTCGTGGGCCGCTCCAACGTGGGCAAGTCCTCCATGATCAACGCCCTGACGGGGCGCAAGAAGCTGGTGCGCGTCTCCAACACGCCGGGGCGCACGCGCACGCTCAACTTCTTCGACGTGGAGCTGGAGCGCAAGGGCGTGCGCCACGTGGTGCGGCTGGCGGATCTGCCGGGCTACGGCTTCGCCAAGGCCAGCAAGGCCGAGCGCGCCCAGTGGGAGACGATGATCACCACCTACCTGGAGAAGCGGCACCACCTGGAGGCCGTGGTGAGCATCGTCGACGCCGAAATCGGCCCCACGCCCGAGGATCACCTCACGCTCGACTACTTGCAGGACAAGGGGCGGCGAGTCCTGGTGGTGGCCACGAAGATCGACCGCATTCCCAAGGCGCGCCGCAAGCCTCGGATCCAGGCGCTCGCGCAGGAGCTGAAGCTCCCGCTGGAGGCCGTGCTGCCGTTCTCTTCCACGGAGAAGCTCGGGGTCGAGGAAGTGTGGGAGTCGCTGCTCGGGGTATTTGGTAAGGCAACCCGAGTTTGA
- a CDS encoding DUF6178 family protein, which yields MSENGKGNGKDAQLARQQLRQQLSQLPPRKRMEALVEASDARALVRSMPPGELYTTIQEVGLADATELVQLASPQQFQAFVDLAGWKRDRIDPHVLLTWLRAARGDEPEEFLRKLHGMDLELLEYMLREFTVVHDLEENPDVNPEGVTMETPEGRYLIELKVEGVEQAAMQAILRDLIAENPFESVRLMEATRWEVASELEEAGHRFRAARLLDLGFPSLEDAMRLFSRVELGPTLARSAQTALAPTQGRVDYLDAALRDLTEVERENLEDELRGVSNAALVAELADPGDLEAVRRVGEMVRDYLSLGLEHLTGGEPARASELVRDTPLQRVFQVGFSLTLALKFRADRLMKAPLARLDDTALLMPEEAAAIEALRLKRPRRALRVQGAEPVPFRSLREIAASEALLARAEQQVTMFRGLLGGAEASAREVLARFGVALGVLGPERLFTAAVAMAVLEGRADPRPVPLGRTVEVCERLFEGTVHAPRLRSSASERARAGLEPAVAAEAQPELRRLVELTLERLLGELALPYLQEGRVNPTLSVILPMEGNPTP from the coding sequence GTGTCCGAGAACGGCAAGGGAAATGGCAAGGATGCGCAGCTGGCTCGCCAGCAGCTGCGCCAGCAGTTGTCCCAGCTTCCTCCTCGCAAGCGGATGGAGGCCCTGGTGGAGGCCTCGGATGCCCGGGCGCTGGTGCGCTCGATGCCCCCGGGGGAGCTGTACACGACGATCCAAGAAGTCGGGCTGGCGGACGCCACCGAGCTCGTCCAGTTGGCCTCGCCCCAGCAGTTCCAGGCCTTCGTGGATCTGGCGGGCTGGAAGCGCGACCGGATTGATCCCCACGTGCTGCTCACCTGGCTGCGCGCCGCGCGAGGGGACGAGCCCGAGGAGTTCCTCCGCAAGTTGCACGGCATGGACCTCGAGCTGCTCGAGTACATGCTGCGCGAGTTCACCGTGGTGCACGACCTGGAGGAGAACCCGGACGTCAACCCGGAGGGCGTGACGATGGAGACGCCCGAGGGCCGCTACCTCATCGAACTGAAGGTGGAGGGGGTGGAGCAGGCCGCAATGCAGGCCATCCTCCGGGATCTGATCGCGGAGAACCCCTTCGAGTCCGTCCGGCTGATGGAGGCCACGCGCTGGGAGGTTGCCAGCGAGCTGGAGGAGGCGGGTCATCGCTTCCGGGCGGCGCGGCTGCTGGACCTGGGCTTCCCGAGCCTGGAAGACGCGATGCGCCTCTTCAGCCGCGTGGAGCTCGGGCCCACGCTGGCTCGGAGCGCGCAGACGGCGCTCGCGCCCACCCAGGGGCGCGTGGACTACCTGGACGCTGCCCTGAGAGACCTGACCGAGGTGGAGCGCGAGAACCTCGAGGACGAGCTGCGTGGGGTCTCCAACGCCGCCCTGGTGGCCGAGCTGGCGGACCCGGGAGACCTGGAGGCCGTGCGCAGGGTGGGGGAGATGGTTCGCGACTACCTCTCGCTGGGGCTCGAGCACCTCACGGGAGGTGAGCCGGCGCGGGCGTCCGAGCTGGTTCGGGACACGCCCCTGCAGCGCGTCTTCCAGGTGGGCTTCTCGCTGACCCTGGCGCTGAAGTTCCGCGCGGACCGGCTGATGAAGGCGCCGCTGGCCAGGCTGGACGACACGGCGCTGCTGATGCCCGAAGAGGCTGCGGCGATCGAGGCCCTGCGCCTCAAGCGTCCCCGCCGAGCGCTGCGTGTCCAGGGCGCTGAGCCCGTGCCGTTCCGCTCCTTGAGGGAGATCGCCGCGAGCGAGGCGCTCCTGGCCCGCGCCGAGCAGCAGGTGACGATGTTCCGCGGGCTGCTCGGAGGCGCGGAGGCGTCGGCGCGCGAGGTGCTGGCCCGGTTCGGTGTGGCCCTGGGCGTGCTGGGCCCGGAGCGCCTTTTCACCGCTGCGGTCGCCATGGCCGTGCTGGAGGGCCGGGCGGATCCTCGGCCCGTGCCGCTGGGCCGCACCGTGGAGGTGTGCGAGAGGCTCTTCGAGGGCACGGTCCATGCGCCCCGGCTTCGCTCCAGCGCCTCCGAGCGGGCCCGGGCGGGGCTGGAGCCTGCGGTGGCCGCCGAGGCCCAGCCGGAGCTGCGCCGGCTGGTGGAACTCACCCTGGAGCGGCTGCTGGGGGAACTGGCCTTGCCCTACCTTCAGGAGGGCCGGGTGAATCCCACTCTTTCCGTGATCCTTCCGATGGAGGGCAATCCGACGCCGTAA
- a CDS encoding helix-turn-helix transcriptional regulator, with the protein MRADRLIQLLMLLQTRPRWTAGELAQRLEVSERTIYRDLDALSASGVPVLATRGPTGGVSLMEGWRTQLTGLTREEVHALATVGTPRLLEDLGLSAPLRSGLVKLAAALPSLQQSVIEYARQRIHADPSSWFAEREPVPHLAVLRDAVWQNHRVRLDYRDFDGKPSKRVVDPYGLVIKAERWYLVAGTERGPSVFRGARIAEARLLSETFVRPERFDLPTFWKEWCSKFAERRAQYEVTLRLAPDGAEALRHIRPPNDQARIAEARRARDGTKTVTIDFERESIALSQLCGLGRGVEVLAPKALRDRLRTIAADLQALYGSHSPASTRQAPAPEIMGAGARKPSQKTLSPG; encoded by the coding sequence ATGCGCGCGGATCGACTCATTCAACTGCTCATGCTGCTGCAGACCCGGCCCCGCTGGACCGCAGGGGAACTTGCCCAGCGCCTCGAGGTCTCCGAGCGCACCATCTACCGCGATCTCGACGCGCTCTCTGCCTCCGGCGTGCCGGTGCTCGCGACCCGTGGCCCCACGGGTGGAGTGTCTCTCATGGAGGGTTGGCGCACGCAGCTCACGGGCCTCACTCGCGAGGAGGTCCACGCGCTGGCCACTGTCGGCACCCCGCGCCTTCTTGAGGATCTCGGCCTGTCCGCACCGCTGCGGAGCGGGCTCGTGAAGCTCGCGGCTGCGCTCCCGTCCCTCCAGCAGTCTGTCATCGAGTACGCGCGCCAGCGCATCCACGCTGACCCGTCCTCCTGGTTTGCCGAGCGCGAGCCCGTTCCTCACCTCGCCGTGCTGCGCGATGCCGTCTGGCAGAACCACCGCGTCCGGCTCGACTACCGGGACTTCGACGGCAAACCTTCCAAGCGCGTCGTGGACCCGTACGGACTCGTCATCAAGGCCGAGCGTTGGTACCTCGTCGCTGGGACCGAGCGTGGGCCCAGTGTCTTCCGGGGCGCTCGCATCGCCGAGGCGCGCCTCCTGTCCGAGACGTTCGTGCGGCCCGAGCGCTTCGATCTGCCCACGTTCTGGAAGGAGTGGTGCTCGAAGTTCGCGGAGCGCCGCGCGCAGTACGAGGTCACCCTCCGATTAGCACCCGACGGAGCAGAGGCCCTCCGGCACATCCGGCCCCCCAACGATCAAGCCCGCATCGCCGAGGCCCGCCGCGCACGAGATGGCACGAAGACGGTCACCATCGACTTCGAGCGAGAGAGCATCGCCCTCTCGCAGCTCTGCGGCCTCGGGCGCGGCGTCGAAGTGCTCGCCCCCAAGGCCCTGCGAGATCGGCTGCGGACGATTGCCGCCGACCTCCAGGCCCTCTACGGCTCACACTCGCCCGCTTCCACACGACAAGCGCCCGCCCCCGAAATCATGGGAGCCGGCGCTCGGAAGCCCTCTCAGAAGACGCTGTCCCCGGGCTGA
- a CDS encoding SDR family oxidoreductase: MKPLEGRIALVAGATRGAGRGIAMMLGEAGATVYCTGRSVRGKPATGSRPETIEETAELVDQRGGRGIAVRTDHTVESEVAALFERVKKEQGRLDVLVNDVWGGDELTEFSLPFWKLNAEKGRRMLDQAIYSHILTSRYAVPLMLERNQGLIVEITDGDTFGYRGNLFYDLVKMSVIRLAFTMAWELRRHPITSLAVTPGFLRSEAMLEGFGVTEANWRDAVAKVPHFIASETPFYVGRAVAALAADPKVGEKAGRVYSSWELAKEYGFKDEDGSQPDWGTFFPQEFGRPYTVADKAAYESWTNGLMEIAYPDWPKE; encoded by the coding sequence ATGAAGCCACTGGAGGGACGTATCGCCCTGGTCGCGGGAGCCACGCGGGGAGCCGGACGAGGGATCGCGATGATGCTCGGGGAGGCGGGAGCCACGGTGTACTGCACGGGGCGCAGTGTTCGAGGCAAGCCCGCGACCGGCAGCCGACCCGAGACCATCGAGGAGACGGCGGAGCTGGTCGACCAACGAGGCGGCCGAGGGATCGCGGTACGGACGGACCACACGGTCGAGTCCGAGGTGGCGGCGTTGTTCGAGCGGGTGAAGAAGGAGCAGGGCCGGCTCGACGTGCTGGTCAACGACGTCTGGGGAGGCGACGAGCTCACGGAGTTCAGCCTGCCGTTCTGGAAGCTCAATGCCGAGAAGGGGCGGCGGATGCTCGACCAGGCGATCTACTCGCACATCCTCACGAGCCGGTACGCGGTGCCGTTGATGCTCGAGCGGAACCAGGGGCTCATCGTCGAGATCACGGACGGGGACACCTTTGGATACCGCGGGAACCTCTTCTACGATCTCGTGAAGATGTCGGTCATCCGCCTGGCCTTCACCATGGCGTGGGAGCTTCGGCGCCACCCGATCACATCGCTGGCGGTGACGCCGGGCTTTCTGCGCTCGGAGGCGATGCTGGAGGGCTTTGGGGTGACAGAGGCGAACTGGCGGGATGCGGTGGCCAAGGTCCCGCACTTCATCGCCTCGGAGACGCCGTTCTACGTAGGCCGGGCGGTGGCGGCGCTGGCGGCGGATCCGAAGGTGGGTGAGAAGGCCGGGCGCGTCTACAGTTCATGGGAGCTGGCAAAGGAGTACGGCTTCAAGGACGAGGATGGGAGCCAGCCAGACTGGGGCACGTTCTTCCCTCAGGAGTTCGGGCGGCCCTACACCGTGGCAGACAAGGCGGCGTACGAGTCCTGGACAAATGGGCTGATGGAGATTGCCTACCCGGATTGGCCCAAGGAGTGA
- a CDS encoding multiheme c-type cytochrome: MRTSGFWLLPVILAVSAVAGAADFVGPESCKGCHPAAYTAWQQSKHARALDSLSDTQKKDARCLSCHAPDQSQGVANVSCETCHGGGQNYAPAYVMKDPELARLVGLVDPSEKQCRTCHDASSPSLRPFNFVESLKAIDHWSAERAKKSARAETTSPPPAKK, encoded by the coding sequence ATGCGCACATCCGGCTTCTGGCTCCTGCCCGTGATTCTCGCCGTGTCCGCTGTGGCGGGGGCGGCCGACTTCGTGGGTCCGGAGAGCTGCAAGGGCTGCCACCCCGCAGCCTACACCGCCTGGCAGCAGTCCAAGCATGCCCGCGCCCTGGATTCCCTGTCCGACACCCAGAAGAAGGACGCGCGGTGTTTGTCCTGCCACGCCCCGGACCAGTCCCAGGGCGTGGCCAACGTCTCCTGCGAGACGTGCCACGGCGGCGGCCAGAACTACGCTCCCGCTTACGTGATGAAGGACCCGGAGCTGGCCCGGCTGGTAGGCCTGGTGGACCCCTCCGAGAAGCAGTGCCGCACCTGCCACGATGCCTCCTCGCCCTCCCTGCGGCCGTTCAACTTCGTGGAGTCGCTCAAGGCCATCGACCATTGGTCCGCCGAGCGCGCCAAGAAGTCCGCCCGCGCGGAGACCACCTCGCCCCCGCCGGCGAAGAAGTAG
- the asnB gene encoding asparagine synthase (glutamine-hydrolyzing), protein MCGIAGRVAADAQGRSEGRWVHAMCDRMTHRGPDGRGVWEGGRVALGHLRLSIIDLASGAQPLAGCTPDVQVTFNGEIFNYLSVKAELEAKGHVFKTRSDTEVLTHGWEEWGERLPEKLRGMFAFAIWDAKRQVLFMARDRLGKKPIYYTRVGRDLVFASEVKALFASPGVKRDLDRAQLPAFLALRYVPGPATLFKGIQRLQPGHCLRFQDGEVTVWPFWDVPLSQPQRKHVKESEAQEEFLQLFEESVRIRLMADVPVGVFLSGGLDSTAVTWAMRQNVTAPLKSFSAGYEGDPSSELHYARIAAEALKTEHHEVMLTPEGFSEFMPRLAWHLDEPIADAACIPLYYLSERARQEGVVVVLSGEGADELLAGYPIYAKQLVMEQIHRVPFAGYASAGLSRLVKDAKVRKYLQWLGRPFETRYLGVSRAFSDEALLEEMIRGLPGPHAVDRLHPLHERTQGLSPLSRMLYSDVKTWLPDDLLIKADKMSMAASIELRTPFLDHKLLEFCWSMPDHLKLKGWVGKYLLRQGMEGKLPHEILHRPKRGFPVPTGSWLRNQLHGQLREELLASDSACRSLFPASTVERLLDQHRSGQDRTEEVFALWCLENWAQCYLGTEAPVQAASKAAVTASDVFDSTSTRTTVPGTAPGARSSWKESTPAGMTAEGAQPGDSVF, encoded by the coding sequence ATGTGTGGGATTGCGGGCAGGGTCGCTGCGGACGCTCAGGGCCGCAGCGAGGGGCGGTGGGTCCACGCCATGTGCGATCGGATGACGCACCGAGGGCCGGACGGCCGAGGCGTCTGGGAAGGCGGCCGGGTGGCGCTGGGGCACCTGCGGCTCTCCATCATCGATCTGGCGAGTGGGGCTCAACCGCTGGCGGGCTGCACGCCGGACGTCCAGGTGACGTTCAACGGAGAGATCTTCAACTACCTCAGCGTGAAGGCGGAGCTGGAGGCCAAGGGCCACGTCTTCAAGACGCGCTCCGACACCGAGGTGCTGACGCACGGCTGGGAGGAGTGGGGCGAGCGGCTGCCGGAGAAGCTGCGCGGCATGTTCGCCTTCGCCATCTGGGACGCGAAGCGCCAGGTGCTCTTCATGGCCCGGGACCGGCTGGGCAAGAAGCCGATCTATTACACGCGGGTGGGGCGGGATCTGGTGTTCGCCTCCGAGGTGAAGGCGCTGTTCGCCTCGCCGGGGGTGAAGCGGGATCTGGATCGCGCGCAGCTGCCCGCGTTCCTGGCGCTGCGCTACGTGCCGGGGCCTGCCACGCTCTTCAAGGGCATCCAGCGGCTGCAGCCAGGCCACTGCCTGCGGTTCCAGGACGGTGAAGTGACGGTGTGGCCGTTCTGGGATGTGCCGCTGTCGCAGCCGCAGCGGAAGCACGTCAAGGAGAGCGAGGCGCAGGAGGAGTTCCTCCAGCTGTTCGAGGAGTCGGTGCGGATCCGGCTCATGGCGGACGTGCCGGTGGGCGTGTTCCTGTCGGGCGGCCTGGACTCCACGGCGGTGACGTGGGCCATGCGCCAGAACGTGACGGCGCCGCTGAAGAGCTTCTCGGCGGGCTACGAGGGCGATCCGAGCAGCGAGCTCCACTACGCGCGGATCGCGGCCGAGGCGCTGAAGACCGAGCACCATGAGGTGATGCTGACGCCCGAGGGCTTCAGCGAGTTCATGCCCCGGCTGGCGTGGCACCTGGACGAGCCGATCGCGGATGCGGCGTGCATCCCGCTCTACTACCTGTCCGAGCGGGCTCGGCAGGAGGGCGTGGTGGTGGTGCTCTCGGGCGAGGGCGCGGACGAGCTGCTCGCGGGCTACCCGATCTACGCCAAACAGCTGGTGATGGAGCAGATCCACCGGGTGCCGTTCGCGGGTTATGCGTCGGCGGGGCTGTCCCGGCTCGTCAAGGACGCGAAGGTGCGCAAGTACCTGCAGTGGCTGGGGCGGCCCTTCGAGACGCGCTACCTGGGCGTGTCGCGGGCGTTCTCGGACGAGGCGCTGCTGGAGGAGATGATCCGGGGGCTGCCGGGCCCGCACGCGGTGGATCGGCTCCATCCGCTGCACGAGCGGACGCAGGGGCTGAGCCCGCTGTCGCGGATGCTCTACTCGGACGTGAAGACCTGGCTGCCGGATGATCTGCTGATCAAGGCGGACAAGATGTCGATGGCGGCGTCCATCGAGCTGCGCACGCCGTTCCTCGACCACAAGCTGCTGGAGTTCTGCTGGTCGATGCCGGACCACCTCAAGCTGAAGGGCTGGGTGGGCAAGTACCTGCTGCGGCAGGGCATGGAGGGCAAGCTGCCGCACGAGATCCTCCACCGCCCGAAGCGGGGCTTCCCGGTGCCGACGGGCTCGTGGCTGCGCAACCAGCTCCACGGGCAGTTGCGCGAGGAACTGCTGGCCTCCGATAGCGCGTGCCGGTCGTTGTTCCCGGCGTCCACGGTGGAGCGGCTGCTCGATCAGCACCGCTCGGGCCAGGATCGCACCGAGGAGGTCTTCGCGCTCTGGTGCCTGGAGAACTGGGCGCAGTGCTACCTGGGCACGGAGGCTCCGGTCCAGGCTGCGAGCAAGGCCGCAGTCACGGCGTCGGATGTGTTCGACTCGACGTCGACCCGGACCACGGTGCCGGGGACCGCGCCGGGGGCTCGGAGCTCCTGGAAGGAGTCCACGCCCGCGGGCATGACGGCCGAGGGCGCTCAGCCCGGGGACAGCGTCTTCTGA
- the coaE gene encoding dephospho-CoA kinase (Dephospho-CoA kinase (CoaE) performs the final step in coenzyme A biosynthesis.) produces MALYGLTGGIASGKSTVSRMFRELGAHVLDADVIAREVVEPGTPGLAAVAARFPGVLGPDGRLDRAKLGTRVFGDATERAALNAIVHPLVREAFLHKVQALAEQGVERILYDVPLLIETGLHTNMDGVVLVWVPRDVQKARLMSRDGLDEAAAEARLAAQLPLDDKRRYATWIVDNSGDLASTRAQVEQVWQAMLARG; encoded by the coding sequence GTGGCCCTGTATGGCCTGACCGGAGGCATCGCCTCCGGCAAGAGCACCGTGAGCCGGATGTTCCGGGAGCTGGGGGCTCACGTGCTGGACGCGGACGTCATCGCCCGCGAAGTCGTGGAGCCTGGCACCCCCGGCCTGGCCGCCGTGGCCGCCCGCTTCCCCGGCGTACTGGGCCCGGATGGCCGCCTGGATCGAGCGAAGCTCGGCACGCGCGTCTTCGGGGACGCCACCGAGCGCGCTGCCCTCAACGCCATCGTCCACCCCCTGGTCCGCGAGGCGTTCCTGCACAAGGTACAGGCCCTGGCCGAGCAGGGCGTGGAGCGCATCCTTTATGACGTGCCCCTGCTCATCGAGACGGGGCTGCACACGAACATGGACGGCGTGGTGCTGGTCTGGGTGCCGCGCGACGTACAGAAGGCCCGGCTGATGAGCCGGGACGGACTGGACGAGGCGGCGGCGGAGGCTCGCCTGGCTGCCCAGCTGCCCCTGGATGACAAGCGGCGGTACGCCACCTGGATCGTGGACAACTCGGGAGATCTGGCTTCCACGAGGGCCCAGGTAGAGCAGGTGTGGCAGGCCATGCTCGCGCGCGGCTGA
- a CDS encoding glycosyltransferase yields the protein MRREAEAMGEAPIRLVEFTRSFHIGGTEVQVLELLRGLPSSYQLQVSVLEDAGPLSDTLRGLGYTPEEFPLTGSLMRPNTGWQILRMARWFRQNRVELVHVHDFYSTMLVVPAAKLAGVKVIVGRLDLAHWLGPVRHAALAELTAMADHVVANAEAIRRMVVEQEGLPASRVSVIHNGLDLPRFDARAREGLHAPLPDTNGAPVVAHVANMNHPVKRQEDVMQAIAQLRDEGLELHAYLVGDGPRRPELEAKAAELGVADRIHFVGRRQDVPAIYARANLGVLASTAEGMSNAVMEGMAAGLPMVVTAVGGNPDLIVDGERGRLVQSEHPEQLAEAFRFMIENPEKAQAMGAAAREFVRRELSLERLVERHDALYRSVARPSM from the coding sequence ATGCGGCGTGAGGCGGAGGCAATGGGCGAGGCGCCCATTCGCCTGGTGGAGTTCACCCGGTCGTTTCACATTGGCGGCACCGAGGTGCAGGTGCTGGAGCTGTTGAGAGGGCTGCCGAGCAGCTACCAGCTGCAGGTGTCCGTGCTGGAGGACGCAGGGCCTCTGTCGGATACGCTCCGGGGGCTGGGCTACACCCCCGAGGAGTTCCCACTCACCGGCTCGCTGATGCGGCCCAACACGGGCTGGCAGATCCTCCGGATGGCGCGCTGGTTCCGGCAGAACCGGGTGGAGCTGGTGCACGTGCACGACTTCTACTCGACGATGCTGGTGGTGCCCGCGGCGAAGCTGGCCGGGGTGAAGGTCATCGTCGGCCGCCTGGATCTGGCGCACTGGTTGGGGCCTGTCCGCCACGCAGCGCTCGCGGAGCTCACCGCCATGGCCGACCACGTGGTGGCCAATGCGGAGGCCATCCGGCGCATGGTGGTAGAGCAGGAGGGCCTGCCGGCCTCGCGCGTGAGCGTCATCCACAACGGGCTGGATCTGCCGCGCTTTGACGCTCGGGCCCGCGAGGGGCTCCACGCGCCGCTGCCGGACACGAACGGCGCGCCGGTGGTGGCGCACGTGGCGAACATGAACCACCCAGTGAAGCGCCAGGAGGACGTGATGCAGGCCATCGCCCAGCTGCGGGACGAGGGCCTGGAACTGCACGCGTACCTGGTGGGTGACGGCCCGCGCCGCCCCGAGCTGGAGGCCAAGGCGGCGGAGCTGGGCGTGGCGGATCGCATCCACTTCGTGGGCCGCCGCCAGGACGTGCCGGCCATCTACGCTCGGGCGAACCTGGGCGTGCTCGCCTCCACGGCCGAGGGCATGTCCAACGCGGTGATGGAGGGCATGGCCGCGGGGCTGCCCATGGTGGTGACGGCAGTGGGCGGCAACCCGGATCTCATCGTCGACGGCGAGCGCGGCCGGCTGGTGCAGTCCGAGCACCCCGAGCAGCTCGCGGAGGCCTTCCGCTTCATGATCGAGAACCCCGAGAAGGCCCAGGCCATGGGCGCGGCCGCTCGAGAGTTCGTGAGGCGCGAGCTCTCCTTGGAGCGCCTTGTGGAGCGTCATGACGCGCTGTACCGGAGCGTGGCGAGGCCCTCGATGTAA